Proteins encoded within one genomic window of Bombus pyrosoma isolate SC7728 linkage group LG13, ASM1482585v1, whole genome shotgun sequence:
- the LOC122574239 gene encoding uncharacterized protein LOC122574239 isoform X2: MIRAIDGISNVSRILSSETCHKMTTRILIKDILILIPLMCCIPYNFFYVPYIFSYTCWCTFLGVIVLTSLYTNNVYVLNACFKYINDSLVKVMEILVNDEPHLLRRVYHMQNNPILLTKLRTLKQQHLEMSEVVQLLNNTCSMQIEAMFTIMFIYIIFTMYNYLYTMYREVGEVKSLTLILGFAIYYIVHIIVTVSIVEITRAQMQKTGRNVHRILVHTFDEQVTTELELFSLQVLQKGNAFVMKGLVIDATLLTKIACGITTFLLILVQFLLVESC, encoded by the exons ATGATTCGAGCGATCGATGGTATCTCGAACGTTTCTCGTATACTGTCATCAGAAACTTGTCATAAAATGACTACAAGAATtcttataaaagatattttaatcctGATACCACTAATGTGCTGCATTCCATACAACTTTTTCTACGTaccttatattttttcttacacTTGTTGGTGTACTTTTCTCGGTGTTATAGTATTAACTAGCTTGTACACGAACAACGTATACGTGCTAAATGCCtgttttaaatacataaacgaTTCTTTAGTGAAAGTGATGGAAATTCTAGTTAATGATGAGCCTCATCTACTTAGAAGAGTCTATCATATGCAGAACAATCCTATATTGTTGACAAAGTTGAGGACTCTTAAACAGCAACATCTAGAGATGAGCGAAGTCGTTCAGCTACTGAATAATACGTGTAGCATGCAGATAGAAGCCATGTTCACAATAATGTTCATCTACATTATATTCACtatgtacaattatttgtaCACCATGTACAGAGAAGTGGGCGAGGTGAAATCGCTAACTCTTATTCTTGGCTTTGCGATTTATTACATCGTACATATAATTGTCACAGTTTCGATCGTTGAAATTACCAGGGCTCAAATGCAGAAAACTGGCCGCAACGTTCATCGAATTCTTGTACATACTTTCGACGAGCAGGTGACGACGGAG TTGGAATTGTTCTCGTTGCAAGTGCTACAAAAGGGTAACGCGTTCGTGATGAAGGGACTCGTAATAGATGCAACTCTTTTGACAAAG ATAGCGTGCGGCATCACCAcgtttttgttaatattagtGCAGTTCCTACTCGTCGAGTCTTGTTGA
- the LOC122574239 gene encoding uncharacterized protein LOC122574239 isoform X1, translating to MIRAIDGISNVSRILSSETCHKMTTRILIKDILILIPLMCCIPYNFFYVPYIFSYTCWCTFLGVIVLTSLYTNNVYVLNACFKYINDSLVKVMEILVNDEPHLLRRVYHMQNNPILLTKLRTLKQQHLEMSEVVQLLNNTCSMQIEAMFTIMFIYIIFTMYNYLYTMYREVGEVKSLTLILGFAIYYIVHIIVTVSIVEITRAQMQKTGRNVHRILVHTFDEQVTTELELFSLQVLQKGNAFVMKGLVIDATLLTKVIENWIKRNEVFLSTLFTDSVRHHHVFVNISAVPTRRVLLMRSFN from the exons ATGATTCGAGCGATCGATGGTATCTCGAACGTTTCTCGTATACTGTCATCAGAAACTTGTCATAAAATGACTACAAGAATtcttataaaagatattttaatcctGATACCACTAATGTGCTGCATTCCATACAACTTTTTCTACGTaccttatattttttcttacacTTGTTGGTGTACTTTTCTCGGTGTTATAGTATTAACTAGCTTGTACACGAACAACGTATACGTGCTAAATGCCtgttttaaatacataaacgaTTCTTTAGTGAAAGTGATGGAAATTCTAGTTAATGATGAGCCTCATCTACTTAGAAGAGTCTATCATATGCAGAACAATCCTATATTGTTGACAAAGTTGAGGACTCTTAAACAGCAACATCTAGAGATGAGCGAAGTCGTTCAGCTACTGAATAATACGTGTAGCATGCAGATAGAAGCCATGTTCACAATAATGTTCATCTACATTATATTCACtatgtacaattatttgtaCACCATGTACAGAGAAGTGGGCGAGGTGAAATCGCTAACTCTTATTCTTGGCTTTGCGATTTATTACATCGTACATATAATTGTCACAGTTTCGATCGTTGAAATTACCAGGGCTCAAATGCAGAAAACTGGCCGCAACGTTCATCGAATTCTTGTACATACTTTCGACGAGCAGGTGACGACGGAG TTGGAATTGTTCTCGTTGCAAGTGCTACAAAAGGGTAACGCGTTCGTGATGAAGGGACTCGTAATAGATGCAACTCTTTTGACAAAGGTAATAGAAAATTGGATCAAAAGGAATGAAGTATTTTTATCAACACTTTTTACAGATAGCGTGCGGCATCACCAcgtttttgttaatattagtGCAGTTCCTACTCGTCGAGTCTTGTTGATGAGAAGCTTCAATTAG
- the LOC122574108 gene encoding uncharacterized protein LOC122574108 isoform X2 — protein MPAAFYFIKFWMMIWACETATNRARKMRTTLWDVFSTTNDPFVKREVELFSLQIMHTTNIFTAKTFDMNSSFLAKIVGGIVMYILILFQFLLNYVVCTLQM, from the exons ATGCCAGCCgctttctattttatcaaGTTTTGGATGATGATTTGGGCGTGCGAAACAGCGACGAATCGAGCGAGAAAAATGAGGACGACACTTTGGGATGTTTTCAGTACTACAAACGATCCATTCGTGAAACGCGAG GTGGAGCTTTTTTCTCTGCAAATAATGCACACGACAAACATATTCACGGCAAAGACATTCGATATGAATTCATCATTTTTGGCAAAG ATCGTCGGAGGTATCGTAATGTACATCTTGAtcctgtttcaatttttattgaactaCGTTGTGTGCACTCTTCAGATGTAA
- the LOC122574108 gene encoding uncharacterized protein LOC122574108 isoform X1, whose translation MPAAFYFIKFWMMIWACETATNRARKMRTTLWDVFSTTNDPFVKREVELFSLQIMHTTNIFTAKTFDMNSSFLAKVIRTLFMKFLQSVDLLTFSRSKLTLLQLL comes from the exons ATGCCAGCCgctttctattttatcaaGTTTTGGATGATGATTTGGGCGTGCGAAACAGCGACGAATCGAGCGAGAAAAATGAGGACGACACTTTGGGATGTTTTCAGTACTACAAACGATCCATTCGTGAAACGCGAG GTGGAGCTTTTTTCTCTGCAAATAATGCACACGACAAACATATTCACGGCAAAGACATTCGATATGAATTCATCATTTTTGGCAAAGGTAATACGAACACTATTCATGAAGTTTCTACAATCGGTtgatttattaactttttcgcGTTCGAAATTAACTTTGCTGCAGTTACTTTAA
- the LOC122574368 gene encoding uncharacterized protein LOC122574368, with protein MWAEDLMANRRSLLLLWRLHRTTAIRIVRGYRTISYVSASVLAASFPFELQALAPRRVYQHLRGLGSSGLTPPVAGQVASDVREEARMETWERWHSDLLAEDAVRAHRGVRAVLSNWEAWRDRGGLPLTFRMTQVLTGHEAFGKYLLRIQREITDTCDQCQEEQDTAQHALELCPAWADQRRVLARHV; from the coding sequence ATGTGGGCGGAAGATCTGATGGCGAACCGTCGCAGTCTACTCCTGTTGTGGAGGCTGCACAGGACGACCGCCATCAGAATCGTTAGAGGATATCGAACCATATCCTATGTGTCGGCGTCTGTCCTGGCGGCTTCCTTTCCGTTCGAGCTTCAGGCCTTGGCGCCCCGACGGGTGTATCAACACCTAAGGGGCCTGGGTTCGAGCGGGCTTACTCCCCCTGTTGCCGGGCAAGTGGCCTCGGACGTCCGTGAGGAGGCGAGGATGGAGACCTGGGAGCGGTGGCACTCCGATCTCCTCGCCGAGGATGCGGTGCGGGCTCACCGTGGTGTGAGAGCTGTTCTCTCTAATTGGGAGGCTTGGAGGGACCGTGGCGGGCTCCCGCTGACCTTCAGGATGACGCAGGTGCTTACCGGACATGAAGCGTTCGGGAAGTACCTGCTAAGGATTCAGCGGGAGATAACTGACACCTGTGACCAGTGTCAGGAAGAGCAGGACACGGCGCAACACGCGTTGGAATTGTGTCCAGCGTGGGCAGATCAGCGCCGTGTTCTAGCTCGCCATGTGTGA